In Myxococcota bacterium, one DNA window encodes the following:
- the tsaB gene encoding tRNA (adenosine(37)-N6)-threonylcarbamoyltransferase complex dimerization subunit type 1 TsaB, whose translation MTADGPLLAVETATEQASVALWENGAVTDQELVAPGQPAAEVLVPAIDAVLARTGRSLDALSAFAVSIGPGSFTGLRIGLATVKGLAFTQQTPVIPVPTLAALAHAAAPRETCAAVLDARRDEVYTAGFEAGRPADWLPEGVIPIAALAEQLPRGAAVVGEGVGVCAPLLGERRPDLPLVPWEPGSVVAALAALGARGAAAGASVPAAALVPRYVRRAEAEVKRTGDRFEAGAGFPDWL comes from the coding sequence GTGACGGCGGACGGTCCCCTGTTGGCGGTCGAGACCGCCACGGAGCAGGCGAGCGTCGCGCTCTGGGAGAACGGCGCGGTCACGGACCAGGAGCTGGTGGCGCCGGGGCAGCCTGCCGCCGAGGTGCTCGTACCGGCGATCGATGCCGTCCTCGCGCGCACGGGGCGGAGCCTCGATGCGCTGTCGGCTTTCGCGGTGTCGATCGGCCCCGGATCGTTCACCGGCCTGCGGATCGGTCTCGCCACGGTGAAGGGGCTCGCCTTCACCCAGCAGACGCCGGTGATCCCGGTGCCGACGCTGGCCGCGCTGGCCCACGCAGCCGCCCCGCGCGAAACCTGCGCCGCCGTCCTCGATGCGCGCCGCGACGAGGTGTACACAGCAGGGTTCGAGGCGGGGCGCCCGGCCGACTGGCTGCCCGAAGGCGTGATCCCGATCGCCGCGCTCGCCGAGCAGCTGCCTCGTGGAGCGGCCGTGGTGGGGGAGGGCGTCGGGGTCTGCGCGCCGCTCCTGGGCGAGCGGCGTCCCGACCTCCCGCTCGTGCCGTGGGAGCCCGGCAGCGTCGTCGCTGCCCTGGCCGCGCTCGGCGCGCGCGGGGCCGCCGCAGGCGCCAGCGTGCCGGCCGCGGCACTGGTGCCGCGCTACGTCCGAAGGGCGGAGGCCGAGGTGAAGCGAACCGGCGATCGGTTCGAGGCGGGAGCGGGGTTTCCGGACTGGCTGTGA
- the rseP gene encoding RIP metalloprotease RseP — MSALVSFLTTAFAFVLLLTVLVFVHELGHFLAARWCGVRVLKFSIGFGKPIGFGNRRLAWTRGDTEYVVGWLPLGGYVKMLGENIDEIEDPEVRAQIQANPGESLPEKNTWQKLLIVFAGPIANLILPVVVFMGTLAVGMPRPEAVVGSIEPGSPAAEAGLQAGDRITQVAEVAVPWWGDLEDTLRGRAGREVTVAYERDGAPASTQLSVGERAGVDPFGQVVQLGWAGIDHRRRAALLGITETTVPAAVAGLRSGEVVEAVGATEVEDWSAFAAAYAAVPAGTTTAFRLRMGEGEEATHREVTVPALGSPAALGVQPANVLISTVSPDSAASEAGLQPRDLILSVDGEPVGSFSAFADSVRTSGGESLTLQIARAGELLAIDVTPRLQNFDAGMGIEEPRYLVGISAERASLVGALGVDQELRPWVALPRAVGMTVEVTQTFLQGLGKLVTGEVSRKQLAGPIGIAEIAGNAFERGWETYLSIMVLISINLGILNLLPIPILDGGQAVIFALEGILRAPLSIRTREIAQQVGFTMLMLLMGLAFWNDLTRQWTRLIDWLSGA, encoded by the coding sequence GTGAGCGCACTGGTTTCGTTCCTGACGACGGCCTTCGCCTTCGTGCTGCTGTTGACCGTGCTCGTGTTCGTGCACGAACTCGGCCACTTCCTCGCGGCCCGCTGGTGTGGCGTCCGGGTCCTGAAGTTCTCGATCGGCTTCGGGAAGCCCATCGGCTTCGGCAACCGTCGCCTCGCGTGGACGCGCGGCGACACCGAGTACGTCGTGGGTTGGTTGCCGCTCGGCGGCTACGTGAAGATGCTCGGCGAGAACATCGACGAGATCGAGGATCCCGAGGTCCGCGCCCAGATCCAGGCGAATCCGGGCGAGTCCCTCCCCGAGAAGAACACCTGGCAGAAGCTCCTGATCGTCTTCGCCGGCCCGATCGCCAATCTGATCCTGCCCGTGGTCGTGTTCATGGGCACCCTGGCCGTCGGGATGCCGCGGCCCGAAGCGGTGGTGGGCAGCATCGAGCCCGGTTCACCGGCGGCCGAGGCGGGCCTGCAGGCAGGCGACCGCATCACCCAGGTGGCCGAGGTGGCGGTTCCCTGGTGGGGCGACCTCGAAGACACCCTGCGCGGCCGCGCCGGCCGGGAAGTCACCGTCGCGTACGAGCGCGACGGCGCGCCGGCCTCGACCCAGCTCAGCGTCGGCGAGCGCGCTGGCGTCGACCCCTTCGGTCAGGTCGTCCAGCTCGGCTGGGCCGGCATCGACCACCGACGTCGCGCGGCGCTGCTCGGGATCACCGAGACCACGGTCCCCGCGGCCGTGGCCGGTCTGCGCTCGGGCGAGGTCGTCGAAGCGGTGGGCGCGACCGAAGTGGAAGACTGGTCCGCGTTCGCGGCGGCCTATGCGGCCGTACCAGCCGGGACCACCACCGCGTTCCGTCTGCGGATGGGCGAGGGCGAGGAAGCGACCCACCGCGAGGTGACGGTGCCAGCCCTGGGCAGCCCCGCCGCCCTCGGCGTGCAGCCCGCGAACGTGCTGATCAGCACCGTGTCCCCCGACTCGGCGGCGTCCGAGGCCGGCCTCCAGCCGCGCGATCTGATCCTCTCGGTGGACGGGGAGCCGGTCGGCAGCTTCAGCGCCTTCGCCGATTCGGTGCGCACCAGTGGCGGCGAGTCGCTGACCCTGCAAATCGCACGCGCAGGCGAGCTGCTCGCGATCGACGTCACGCCGCGCCTCCAGAACTTCGACGCCGGCATGGGCATCGAGGAGCCGCGCTACCTGGTGGGCATCAGCGCCGAGCGCGCGAGCCTCGTCGGCGCCCTGGGCGTCGACCAGGAACTGCGCCCCTGGGTCGCGCTGCCGCGGGCCGTCGGCATGACGGTCGAGGTCACCCAGACCTTCCTGCAGGGGCTCGGCAAGCTCGTCACCGGCGAGGTGTCTCGGAAGCAGCTGGCGGGCCCGATCGGCATCGCCGAGATCGCCGGCAACGCCTTCGAGCGGGGCTGGGAGACCTACCTCTCGATCATGGTGCTGATCAGCATCAACCTCGGGATCCTCAACCTGCTGCCGATTCCGATTCTCGACGGCGGGCAGGCCGTGATCTTCGCGTTGGAGGGCATCCTGCGCGCACCGCTCTCGATCCGCACCCGCGAGATCGCCCAGCAGGTCGGCTTCACGATGCTGATGCTCCTGATGGGGCTGGCGTTCTGGAACGATCTGACGCGCCAGTGGACGCGCCTGATCGACTGGCTCTCGGGGGCGTGA